Part of the Antechinus flavipes isolate AdamAnt ecotype Samford, QLD, Australia chromosome 2, AdamAnt_v2, whole genome shotgun sequence genome is shown below.
tttaaaaattatggtaTACTTGGTAGTCTTTGGTATATCTGTACACATCAACACAAGTCCAGGATCTGAGACAATTAGTATTAGGACTTGAAGTCTATGAAAATTACTGAAAATGAAACTCAAAGtactattgtgttttttttcaaaCTTCAGTAATATATAGTACTTTGTTGCTATGGTAGAAAGAATGTAGAAAGGAGTGGtaaactttacaaatactatattAAATCTGTAATTTTTGAATATTTCTCTGTAAGcttaaataaaagaaacttagtctcattttattttccttatttagaGGACTTATTTTCTCTGCACATCTTTTCTCTGAATCTCTTAAAtgtaagataataataaaataagtatcttttaaaagaataatttaaactatgtaactttttaaaagtaatatacaTAATTCCATATCATAAAAAAATTTCAGATGTTctatttgaaatgaattttttagtCTTTGCTTGAAGTGATTTGGGGGGGAAAAGTTGTTCTCTTATTCTTCTTAAACAAATATGAGTTTTCCATGTCCCTGTATAGAGCCCCATGTTATTGCATATATGATTCAGAAAATTAGTGGGAATAGtgaattaattcttttgatttgttgATAAAAATGGGCTACCAAATTTTCTgtctctttaaaataataagaccaatcctcttcctaactttacacactttctcttatttgtcttttctatacatgttatttcttttatttatctttgttatatttcctgctttgatttaattttactgaCTTCTTAATTCTAAATTAACTTCCCTTCAAAATATAACTtactgcattgtttttgttttgttatttctcagACCTGGATTCTCATATTTATATCTTGATTAACTTCAGAAATGTTCCTGAAAATTGAatgaaactatattttaaaaaatcaaatcctgCTTACTATCAATTTATGTTATAATTTCAAGAATATCTTATGCTTacttttgattaattttaaatCGGTGCTCTCTTCATGTTACTCTCTTTAACTTCAAATTATTCTGTGAAATAGTTAATAGAAATCAAATGTTCAGATTgttaaaattccattaaaatttttttgggggaaggacaTGTGAAAACATgatgatttttagaattttgtatTACTAGAATCTTATTTGTTATTGTATGATAAAAAGCTCTATCAGgatccaaattttctctccctcgtctttttccccttttctgtctctctgccccctcctcttttcttcctctttgtctccctcttccttctttcattctttattttttttcctcctcttccttttcactcccaccccccctctttctctctcacccccTCTTCTTTCCTATGTCATCTTTGCAGAGCTGTTAAATTGATATTCCCCAAAACACAAATCTGACTATATTTCTTCCTTGTTCAAGAATTTCCACTGAATTGTCTTTAGAAGTACATAATTCTTAGGCTATTTAAAGAACTTCATAATCTAGTCCCTGCCTATTTTTCTGGGCTTATTGCACATAACTCTTTTATATAGTCTGTGTTAAGACTGGCCTGCTTGTTCCCTATACAGCACTCTATCCCCTGTCTCTGTGCCATAGTACAGATTGTACTTATTGTACttctatatttttcctcttagaatttttaattttctgcaaAGCTTAGCTCTTGTGTCATTTTTTACAGGAAGCTTATCCTTTACAATTACTCATTCCCTCAAGTTCTATAACATAccctttaaattattttgtatttgatttgattctatATGCACTTTTTGTCCTGTTTTCCCCcagtagactgtaagctctttaagaCAGAGACTGTTCTTGTCTGTGTATCTCCAGTGCATAGCAGCTATAGAATTTAAGTAGTGCATTAAAGTTTGCAGagttttctaaatattatcaAATAGGTGCTTTATACCATACAATAAACTTGACTTTTGAAGGATTAATTTTGAGAGAATGATCCATAATGCCTACCAATTGATCCTAGAAAACCTTTTTTATAGTGtgatagttaatttttttttcataataacataCGTTTCTTAGCTTGTAATTTACTAACAAACGAATTTTTTACTTTATAGAAATAGTCAGATGCTTGATGAAGATGATAGTTTTCCATCGGAACCACCATCACATTGTACCAAACATATTAATTTGAACCAATTCTCAGAGCTGAAGGAAACAATGAAAGTAGTCATGCCAATCACTGTACCCCAGAATAATTGGGTGAGAACTTTTTAAGATTTGATCCAACTTTTAGAAGTTCTTTTACTGGACAGGAGAGAAGTAGAACTAGATATGATAAAAAAGGCAACATGGATTTCTGTATTTGACCCATCTTTCAAGCtaatcttttaaagaaatgtcAAACAGTTTAAAAGTACACAAAGATGGTGAGTTCATTCAAAACATTTAGCAACTTTTGAATGGTTAATAATGGattatatatgtttctatatgaAATTACTAATCCTTAATTTACAAGAATTGCTGTATTGGTAAATTATTTACAAATAGTATTATTAGGAGAGGCACTATGAATGTAGTATACAAGATAGAGTGTTGGGGTCAGAGTTAGTAAGACCTGCATCAAATTCTGTTGTCAAAGTAGAGTTCTACTTGATGAAATCATGCATCCTTTGGTCTAACACATAActtctaattttattaaataaatgccttttcagctttttcctgaaaaatatagaaacagCAGTGAGCAACCAAATTCTGGCCAGAGGAAACGAATCCTCCCAGCTTGGATGGTTCAGGGAGATCTAAATGTTCCAAACTTTGAGGTACCATTTGCCCGGGAAGGTAAATTGATCTTTCTGCTATTAATAGACCTTTTAAGTTAAATATTAAGCACATTACttaaattcttttgaaagaaTTTAACTGTCTTAATTAATATGAGTTATAAGTTATGATTTTCAatcttaaatattaaaagaattttagaagttCACACAAAGATTAGGTTAAAATACAAATTgttgtttcatattttatcatttgtgtttaattatttttgaaacaagatttctttctattatatctaTGATATTAAATTTGTCATGTTAATAGAAATTTAAAGCCTAACAAGTTGATCCATACTACTAGTTACCCTGTTCATCTGTTGGCAGTTACTTCAGTTGGAGATATATTATGCCAAAATAGTAAACAGTCTTCATAGAGTTGACCTTGCAAATTTCAGTCTAGAAAGATATGAAAATCTATAAACAGTATAAACAGTTCAGAAGTCTTGTTGCTTTATTACTGTGTTAGCAGAATTGTAGAATTTTTGAGTTCTCAAGGTCCTTGAGAGTACTCTAGTCCAAAgtgttattttatagttgaaaaaactgtcccagagaagttaaaagGCTTGTTCAAGATCACTTTATGCAATTATAGGCCCCTAGGGCCAGAACTTAGATCTCTAGACTtctagtctaatttttttttttaacaccaaaAAAGAGCAATATTCTTTTTATAGTCAACTGTTATTTTTCACTTgactaaataggaaaaaaatcatacttttttACGAACTTTACTTTGGATTGTGAACAACAGAGTTTAAAATCAGGTAGGATTTTATAGTGCACATTTAAAACAGCATTACATTTGGGAGAAACCTGTATTTGGCACTGAGAGCTCTTCAACACCTGACCCTTTTCCacatttcccattttcctctcatttttcttttcttcatatactttatgATCTAGCAATAGTGACCGGTATGCTGATCCACACGATGTACCACCTCTCTAATACCTTTGTTGTCCCAGTTTCTGAAATGTCCCTTTGTCTCTTGACATCCCTGGATTCTTTCAAGATTTAGTTCAAAAGCCTCCTCCTCTGGGAAGTTTTTTCAGCCTTATCTCCTCTTCTCTATACTGAACTGATAGCCTGGAGATAGAAAATCCaattttttgaatttgaattgcaAACTCCTGTGGTTGAGTCCCTCTGAGTTACTCTTTCCTGATAGCCTAACTAACTCTTTGCCTAGTGCCTTCTTTCATAAGCCACTGTGTagttaataactttatatttttaaaaatttttttctacttatatatACTTGAGATGTATGGGACACTGCAAAGCATGATCTGTGGGCCATTGCAGTCTCAGAACTACCGTTTGAACTGGagccatattaaaatgtaattgggaaatatttaacaaaataaataaaaatatagtagaacataaataataataatttgtgattttctaagtcagtatgtggCTGCAAAGATTCTGATGTGTAGTTTATTGGCCCCCATTGCTGTTTAAATTTGATACCACATAAAGAGGTAGCTTTGGAACTAgctagacctgaattcaagttgtGACTGGTGCCTACTGTCCATGTAAGCCTGGATACATCACTTAAACTGTCAGTGGTTAGGCAGCTCTAACTTTTGATGTCACAAAGAAGATGCTGATCTGCACAGGTAGAAGTTCCTTACCAAGTCCTCcataataatgaaatcataggctCTCTCTTAATCTCTTAATGTACACTTAATAACATGTACACATGTACCTCATTAGAAAGTGAGCTTCTTTGAGCAGGGATTATAATTGTCGTTGGTGTTTAACACATAGCATGGAACCTGgtagataatttaaaatgttcattgaaATCATGATTCTACTTGAAGCCCTTTCAGCTTATTAGGATCTCCCACAGTGAGTTTGTATTTGGTTGGAATGACCTTTGAGAACTCAAGAATCAGACTAGATCTTAAATAGAAACTTTGTAATTGTTTAAGATAACCTGGCAAACAATTATACTAAAATGGACCATCCTCTGCCCAGCAATTCATTTTTTGGTGcaatttattcaacaaattaCTTCTGTTTTATGTTGCTCACATGACATTGTTCATAATTGGTTATAATATATTTCCCCAAAATTACCATCAGTTATTATTTTCAACTTGACAGGATGtcagattaaatttaaagcaCCTTTTTGCGTGTTATTCTTTGGAAGATGAGatcattttgatcatattttcaacatatattaatgtagaacataatatatatatttaaatgaaaaagattttcaaaataaatgaaaaaatgacgTGCTCAGGTTTGTCCTTTTCTTAAAAGTTTATGCTATTAGAATGTGATTCTTCTGACAGTAAATACCTTCTTGtattaaatatcttatttttttaaggcGGGAAGATATTTTCTGGTATAGACTTCAAAATtagttattaagcacttgctatgtagCAGGGAGATACAGATACAAAACATGAAATTATCCTGTCCTCAAGAGGATTTTAGTGGGAGAGACAGTTACATTTaggtagagatagatagataagggGAGGagcctgggagggagggaggcatatttatatacataataaatatgaagAGGATATAAGTAAACAAATATGAGCTAGTTAACAAGGTAGCATAGGAAGGAAGACATTAATGATGGTAGGtatcaagaaaggcttcaagTAGATGATATTAAGGAATATATCattaaggaagaaagggattatatGAGATACAATTAAGAATAAAGAATTCCAGGCTTAAGGCATTGGGGATGGCAAATTCACAGAAATAGGAGATGAAATTCCTTGTGTGAGGAATAGACATAGCAATTTCTAATTAAGAAGAATTTTCTCTACAGTCTAAATTTCAGGTTGCTTTTAATTCTGTACAGATTTGAACTGTAGTAACACTTGGTACAGTATATTGGGTATAttgtacaataataataatgttcataTGGGTGATTTGAGGCTCCATAGAATTCTGCAGAATTTCTTGAatcatcaaagaatataaataatattcacAGGGACTAAGTACAGCACCAGCTTTatcacttagtagctgtgtgatcacaGACAAATTAgttagaaaaatcagattcaatttcctcattttagaaatatatatatgttagaatccttacaagctgttaagtcattagagttgatagagacaataaataatctaatttagcatggttcagtatcattgatctgatcttacaaggagatgttatgggccagaacttgaaacaaggtactaagtagaactgatagaaacaatgcttgtgttcacatctttagagagctcatataagcaagaagtatttaagtattcattggagttcacaagtatgggagattcacaaagttaactttgtgaattcacaccttccttaaTGCCTTCCTCAGAataggagtcaacctttgggagatcatatataaagaaactcTTAGAACTTCAGGTTAGCTAGTTCGGAAGATTGACAGAGAGGagggcactctgggacagacacagagcactctgggagattgagaaccagaaaccctctctcggaggcaagacagattcattccaactttcaccttagTGCTGGatggagatatttggaagaagagaagccgaaGTTGATaaaggcaaaagattagcagcaagagctcttggaaccaagcagagaaataggtctctaagaaaactagccaggctattttggagaaagcaataaaagatctgaacttttaacacctggctgcatgtGGAATGATTATTACTAAAGCTACCTCCAGAAACCTtcctaagaaacctgctcctagagagaaccattatagtatataaaagaagagaacaccatacacacacacacacacacacacacacatatatatatatatacattttttttttttaaattgagaaaggAAGTACTAATTATATCATCCATACAGGGAACTGCTGGGGCAGAATTGCCCTCCACCAATGCAGAAGAACTGTTCATCTGTaacttacttttaaaaagttgccAGGTTCCTtgagagattaagagacttgcccgtAGTCACAGGGTTAGTACCTATGGATCACCAATGTGGAGTTGTAGGAGATCTTAAAGGTCACCTAATCTCCTACCTCTtcatttttgcaaatgaggacactgaggcccaaagaaattaAGTGTTTGACCTGAGGTTACACAGGTACTAAGTCCTAAGCattagaagcagaatttgaatccaagcccCCTGACATCAAgatccattaaatttttttttactatactatGTGTCAGAGGCTCATATCTTCTATACCACAATGCTAGCTGGCAAGTCACTACTAACTAACCTCATCATTACTAATCTCATAAGATTActttgaatatcaaatgaaataatatgtgtattATACTTGATATAATCAGTTATATAAAAGTCAACTCCTGTTACTTCTGTGCTTTTAAATTCCATAAAAGAAGCTATGTGATACTCTAGACAACTGTATTCCTAAGTTATATTAAAGTGCTCTCAAGATTAAGTTAGTCAATCAGCAGCTAGTGATTACATGCTGACTATGGTACAAACTTTGGGCTTTGTACTGAAGAGCATATAAgttaaaaatgacattttctactcttaacaaagtaaaatttatatttaatatgaacAGAATGCACTAGAATATTCTGAATTGTGACTGTGTTGAattgttgtttgccctttgttcAAGGAGAAAACATCAGtgagatgatgccatgatatgcaaataaattggattgaagtgagggagaggcatacacacacacacacacacacacacacacacgcacgcatgTTAAGCCATAGTTTCTTTAttgataaaattttgaattatcaTTTGGAGGTTGAGATCATAATCTACATAAAGTGACATTTATCTCCTTAATGCCCACACATATACAGAGTGTATTAATATGGTTGTATTAAAAACTTTCCCATAAGGGAACAATAATTTAGCATAggtcctgagtttgaattcacTTTTCTAGGCTTCCATTTCTACATTTGTGAAAGGAAGATCTTGGACTAATTGTTGAGCTCACTTTCCATTCTAGATCAATGATCCTATTTGCTTATGACTCTCAactagaaaaattcaaaacagaTTTGCAAATAGTTATAAGACAACTTGacattaatataaatgaaaaattagtttGTTAGTTACCTAGTGAAGTGTATagtatacaatttattttttaagatgatGGAATAACAAAGGGAGAATGAACATGCTTCCAacatcatcaaaaagaaaaaaaagcttgtCTTCTTCAGGAAATTCAGAAAATAGTGAAGCAGAACAAGACCTAAAGAAAGAATGCAGAGTATCTGATCAGGAATACTCGACCAGTTCATCAAAggtaatatttaacattttttcttttcttttttccccataggTGTTCTATATAGGAAGAGTATATTATAGCATGTCAATGTGAAACAAAAATGCTTAGAGTTTCTTTGTTACAGTaatatatttactaaaatatcTAGATAGTACAAAATCCTATATTGCTTTTGGTTTCTGgactacagaaaagaaaaagagcaaaattcTACCTAAAGACTTTCTTCCAATAAGGTATCTCCTAGTCATTTgtcaaaaatcataaaagattccTTTAAAGAAcacaaaagtttttatttattgatttttaatatttagtgAGATGTAAAGTAGGGGGACTTTCAGGTGTTTGAACTAGTGAGGTGGTTCAAATGGAAGAGGAATTCTAGATTCTGAGAGCTTTCAGATGCTTCTATTTGTAATTTGTTATTGTGATCATTGCACTGAGTTTCAACGTATAACAGAGCATACTAAATTACATCCTTAATCACTCAAAAGATAACAAGCTAACTAGTCACCTAGGAGCAACCAAGTAGATGAGAAATGCTTGTTGTCTAAATTATGGTAGATAGTTGAAGAAAGGTCGTGTTTATCATTAGCTATAGGCACTGGTCAGACATTATAGCTGGACAGTGAATCTGGCCCAGAATTTAGTATGACAAAGTAGACAAGAAAAACTCCTGTTAAGAAATTATCCAGCATTTCCATCGATCCAAAACTTCTTGAAACAAAGTTTGCAATAGTTGcaatgaaaaaagtatgctttttaaaatggacagttttggtattcacaaaaaaaaaatttgaaatttcaaCTTTTGAAGTCTGATCTTTTCAGCTCAGGTAAAGCAATCACTTAACTGTCTGGTATTCTAGGCATCTTTGTAAAGATTGGGAAATGCAGCTGTAAGGGATGCAATGGAGAGCCTGAACAAAGTAGATCCTCTAACTTGAAGTTTCTGATAGTGAAAATATATTGCTTATTTTTGGTTTGTCTTTATAGGAAGCGAATGAATCATCTGTTGTAAATAAAGCAAAGATGACTAAGGCCAAGACCAAAAAATCTGAAATCCCAGGAGAGCAAATCAATAAAAATCTCCATGATGAGGACCATGAACATAGAACATCtcctagaaataaaagaaataagatggaTGAATTTGACAAATATGAGTCCATAGAAGATTCTGGAAATCTCAAGAGTCACCATAATAACTTGTTCCAGAATAAGGACCAAAGATTTGATCCTGAACTGAGCCCTGACCCTGAGACTTCAAGTTCAATTAAAAGCATAGCTGTTCCACAAGATTCAGAGGAAAGTCATCCCAGGAGAATACCTTGCATTTATGGAGCAAGTTGCTACaggtaaaaaagaaatgcatataaTAGAACTCTATATATTATCAGACTTATTACTTTAGGGATTTGGATATATTAGGGGACAAAGCGTATCCCCTGAAATATGAAAAAGGCTTTAGTTTGGAAAGGTATATCAGATAAAAGATAATCAGataaaagaactttattttttttttggtcaatattcttaatgtttattttttctttatgacaTGATGAATAATTCTTTTGGTTATATTCATATTAGGCAGATACATACAAAATCACTTGTTAATTGAAAATACATAGCCATATCTCTTGAGTAACAACTTTGTGCTAGGAAATATCATGAATGATAAGAGGAATTGGGGAGAGAGGATTGCTCACTTATagtgacaacaataataatgatgagaaGTATTTGAGGCATTGGAGAAGTAGAAACTAAAGGacataattatttgtataataGGTGGGCGTAGGGAAATATGCACAATGATGAGACTTCCAAGTCTAATATCTAGATCATTTGGGATGCTATGAAGCACATCAGCAGAAACAAGAAACTTGGGAGGAATGACTGGATTGTAGAGTAAGATAAAGAATTCAGGTCTAgtcaaatttaaatttgatatacTATTGGGACAACAAATTGTAGATGATGAGAAATCAAGTGCAAATAATTGATGTCTGGACTACAGATATATATTTAGATAgcctcaaaataataataataattactgaaAAAATGTTGCAAACAACATCAAGGGGAAAAATGCAAGGAAAagtatctgaaaataaaatatttgtgtttttgtttttgttgttgttgttgttgttgttgttgttttaatagccttttatttacaagttatatgcatggataattttacagcattgacaattgccaaatcttttgttccaatttttcccctccttcctctcacctcctcccctagattgcaggatgaccagtagatgttaaatctattaaagtataaattaaatacaaaataagtatacatgaccaaaccgttattttgctgtacaaaaagaatcagactctgaaatattgtacaattagcctgtgtaggaaatccaaaatgctggcaggcaaaaatatagggattgggaattcaatggttcttagtcatctcccagagttctttcactgggtgtagctggttcagttcattactgctccattggaactgatttggttcatctcattgctgaagatagccaggtccatcagaattgatcatcatatagtattgttgttgaagtatataatgatctcctggtcctgcttgtttcactcagcatcagttcgtgtaagtctctccaggcctttctgaaatcatcctgttggtcatttcttaccaaacaataatattccataatatgcatataccacaatttattcagctattctccaattgatgggcatctactcaatttccagtttctggccactacaaagagggctgccacaaacattcgtgcacatacaggtccctttcccttctttatgatctctttgggatataagcccaggagtaacactgctggatcaaagggtatgcacagtttgataactttttgagcatagttccaaattgctctccagaatggttggatatattcacaatttcaccaataatgtattagtgtcccagttttcccacatcccctccaacattctgcattatctttccctgtcattctagccagtctgacatgtgtgtagtagtatctcagagttgtcttaatttgcatttctctgattaataataacttggagcatcttttcatatggctagaaatagttgcaatttctttgtctgagaattgtctgttcatatcctttgaccatttatcaactggagaatggcttgatttcgtATAAATTAGAgcaaattctctatatattttggaaatgaggcctttatcagaacctttggctgtaaaaatattttccccagtactttaaaaggggaaaaaaaggagtttCTATTTAATCCTAGAAGTAATAGTTGTATACTGGGATTTATTGAAGAGGAGATATGTGTCAGAGATGTTGTGGAGAtttaaatgacaagatttggcaactgaatgAAAATGTCTGGAAAATAAGTTAGTTTTCAAAGATGTGATTGAGAATGTGGGTGATTGGCAGAATGTTGGTACTTTTAATAGAGAAGTTTGAAAGCGAGGTGAATTTTGGGGAGGCAAGGAGGGAATAAGGAGttgttttagacatattgagttgAAATGCTTATGGAACATCAAATTCAAATGACCAGAAGACAATAGTTAGTAATGGTCTTGAGCTCATAAAGTTGATAAATAAACTCTGAGAGCTAACAAGGTCACCTGgtcaatttataaagaaaaaagaaagacctaGTGTACTCTCTTCCAGTGGCACATTGCAGACATGAAtcccttgacttctttcttaaaGTTTTGATTTCACTGTGTTTATTGTCTTTGATAACATGTGCATCATTCCTCAGATTCTCTACTTGTTTTCTTCCATAAATGACTGTTTCTTTCTTTAcccttagttttctttctgggttatgcTCAGTGTCTTCTGTAATAGCTAGATTTACAATAGCCAGGTGTTGTTAGATCTCTtgcttttgcttccatttttggtTCAAAGTTTACATGATCAAAACAAAGCTCtaagcaaatcttttttttcagcTCTTGGAAA
Proteins encoded:
- the APLF gene encoding LOW QUALITY PROTEIN: aprataxin and PNK-like factor (The sequence of the model RefSeq protein was modified relative to this genomic sequence to represent the inferred CDS: inserted 1 base in 1 codon) yields the protein MARGFELAPADGGPRVALSPGETVIGRGPLLGITDKRISKRHAILELMDDQLKIKPIHVNPCFYRSSEKSQLLPLETNKWHWLNPGDSFSLLVDKYIFHVFSTHSETESTLRNSQMLDEDDSFPSEPPSHCTKHINLNQFSELKETMKVVMPITVPQNNWLFPEKYRNSSEQPNSGQRKRILPAWMVQGDLNVPNFEVPFAREDDGIXKGRMNMLPTSSKRKKSLSSSGNSENSEAEQDLKKECRVSDQEYSTSSSKEANESSVVNKAKMTKAKTKKSEIPGEQINKNLHDEDHEHRTSPRNKRNKMDEFDKYESIEDSGNLKSHHNNLFQNKDQRFDPELSPDPETSSSIKSIAVPQDSEESHPRRIPCIYGASCYRKNPVHFQQFSHPGDRDYGDAQIMNQDEDDNRPECPYGASCYRKNPQHKIEYKHSIIPSEMKTKRSKYKATKKGVSVLDEDSDNDGQPNEYDLNDSFLDDDEEEYEPTDEDSDWEPASEDQEGEDVEELLKEAKKFMKKTK